A section of the Metabacillus endolithicus genome encodes:
- a CDS encoding amidase — translation MMKMKVVVLTLLFLLGSQLGGLALNHKAQAEGVSPGYSTWLWDTSKIVNGREATLQFLEAKQVSHVFLQIDRSIDVTYYHTFIREAAKLGMDVYALDGAPNWGANNKAFLNFINWVSGYQNGAAAGEKFAGIHLDIEPYLTEQWTTNYGAAVLKYQGAILAAANTASALDISLAVDIPFWFDEMNFRNKHGKGNLAEWAMKNTDEVTIMAYRDKAVGPNGIIELVKYEMNLAASLNKDVTIAVETMNLGSSDGFLTFFEEGQAEMNNQLGLVLEQYQGYSSFGGFAVHHVGSWMELE, via the coding sequence ATGATGAAAATGAAGGTTGTAGTTCTGACATTACTATTCTTACTAGGATCTCAACTAGGAGGTCTAGCTTTGAATCATAAAGCACAAGCTGAGGGTGTGTCACCTGGCTATTCAACATGGCTCTGGGATACGAGTAAAATTGTAAATGGCCGTGAAGCGACATTACAGTTTTTAGAAGCAAAGCAAGTATCACACGTGTTTTTGCAGATTGACCGTAGTATTGATGTTACCTATTATCACACTTTTATTAGAGAAGCTGCGAAGCTAGGTATGGATGTTTACGCGTTAGATGGTGCACCTAACTGGGGTGCTAACAATAAAGCATTTTTGAACTTTATAAATTGGGTCAGTGGTTATCAAAATGGCGCTGCTGCTGGTGAAAAGTTCGCCGGAATTCACCTTGATATTGAGCCTTATTTAACAGAGCAATGGACAACAAACTATGGTGCTGCTGTTCTTAAATACCAAGGAGCAATTTTAGCTGCCGCTAATACTGCATCAGCACTAGACATTAGTCTTGCCGTCGATATTCCGTTTTGGTTTGATGAAATGAACTTCCGTAATAAGCACGGAAAAGGAAACCTAGCCGAATGGGCGATGAAAAATACAGACGAAGTGACCATCATGGCCTACCGCGACAAAGCCGTTGGCCCGAATGGCATTATTGAATTAGTGAAATATGAAATGAATTTGGCTGCGTCGCTAAATAAAGATGTGACAATCGCAGTTGAGACGATGAATCTTGGTAGTAGTGACGGATTTTTAACGTTCTTTGAAGAAGGTCAAGCAGAAATGAATAATCAGCTGGGGCT